A window of the Armigeres subalbatus isolate Guangzhou_Male unplaced genomic scaffold, GZ_Asu_2 Contig600, whole genome shotgun sequence genome harbors these coding sequences:
- the LOC134204462 gene encoding uncharacterized protein LOC134204462, translating to FDCSDEVDDDCDLGPIPGRRPLPSHGNTSSLSSMTSSTASGSTSCASVGRTTSTVSTSSSVVTRQHSTKADGRAAAKSSASTSTTTTTTTTATTTATNSATTSATAAQGRKAIDNEIGAFYNAFCV from the coding sequence TTTCGACTGCTCAGACGAAGTAGACGACGACTGTGATCTTGGTCCCATCCCCGGTCGACGGCCATTGCCAAGCCACGGCAACACGTCGTCACTGTCATCGATGACCTCGTCGACGGCCAGTGGCAGTACAAGTTGTGCTTCAGTTGGCCGGACCACCAGTACCGTGTCCACAAGCTCCTCCGTAGTGACACGTCAGCACTCGACCAAGGCTGACGGTAGGGCTGCTGCCAAATCCTCTGCTTCTACtagtactactactactactaccactACTGCTACTACCACTGCTACTAATTCTGCTACCACTTCAGCAACAGCAGCGCAAGGCAGAAAAGCGATTGATAATGAAATTGGTGCATTTTATAATGCGTTTTGTGT